The genomic DNA ggaaaaagtcttttggactaaaacttgggtaggaataagtctttttggccttatttaaataatcttgcAACCAGAAATTCAACATCCAACCAGATCCATGGTGAATTCTTTGGTGGTGGTGAATCAACTAGAACTTGATGGTATGGAGGAACTGCCGTTTGAGGTGCACGTTAACGTTGaagttaacaaattaaatttcgCTCCAGTTCATAAGTGAAATCCAGTAGCATTTGCCAGTTAAAATTCAAGAAGGCTTTTACTGCGGAAGAGAAAGACTTCTTAGGTAGTGTCCATTCTTCGAGAGAATGGCAGTGTCTTTTTTATGACAAAACTGCGGAGGAGAAAGATCTGAAGGCAAAGTGGTGCATCGAGTTGATATGTTTAGACTCAACCATAAGGCTCTTGATTGGTTGGACATTTCCCACTATAATTTGCACTCACTTCTGGGTTTTGAAACAAATGAACAGCAAATACAGAAAgagaaagattaataaaattgaattaattctcaATTCTGTGATCGTATTCACTAAcaaaattttcctttcatttacaaatatttataattttcccCTTTTAAAGTACGATCTCCAAACACCCACTTTTCTCCCCATCCAAACACATTCTTCTGTGCACTCAGAACGGCATAATATGAGTCGTTTTAGTATCGTAACTAGACAAACAAGTCGCCTTATATTTCACCTGAAATATTTTCAACAAGTCGGAGCTCATTTGCCGCACTTCCGGCGAGCAATTGCTCTGCATCACCATCAGAATCTTCGTCAATCCGTTACCCGCCGTCACCGCCTCCTGCGCCCGCGGATCTCTAAACAAGTAGCACACGCCCCACACTATCGTCACCGCATGCTCCGTTGCTACACCCGATACTTTCAACATTTTCTGAACAATCGCTTGCACTAGATTTGAATCGTTGCAAATCTCTGCCCTACCTTGCTTGTTGTAACATAAAGCTTCTAGTAATTTCAATACCTTTTCCGCTGTCGAAACGGTAACGTTGCGGTCGGTAATGAGTTTCTTCAGCTCTGGGATGAGTTTGTAGTTTGTTGTTAACTTTGACTTCACGCGTTTGGATACTGATATTGCAACTAAAAACGATAAACACGCGCCGATTAGAGGTTGATCGGCGGTGTTTGAAGTTAACATGCGTTTGAGCTCCGATAATAATCCGTCTTTCTCGGCGATTAAAAACCTCGACTCTGCGTCTACGGCGATGAATTCCAGGATTTTGAGCGATTCAATTTTTGAATCAACGTTTTGTTCTTGTTTCAAAACGAGGAGGAGCGAAGTCAAGCTATCTTGATATTTCTTCAAGAATAAGTTCATCATATTTTCTTGACCTTCaattttgttcaaaatcaaCGCCAAAATCCTAACTACTTGCTCCAAAATGTTCTTATCTTTAACATTACTCAAAATCTCAACCAGCATGACGACGAAGCCGTCCAATTTCGCGAGGAATTTCTTGTTCTCGTCAGATTCTCGCGCGAAGGTGATTATCTTGGAGAATTTTTCCAGTAaatcttcatttttaatatcCGTTACTTTTATGATGTCCTTAACTTGATCTTGAGAAATGACTACGTTCGCTGACTCGGTTGAATCGACTCGGTCCTGCGGCACGGAGTCTGACCAGATCTGGATGAGACGTTGTAACGTACGGTTAGGAACAAACTCCTTGCTGTGAAGGACCTGCATCGTCGCCGGACACGTGTTGTTGCCGCTGTCTAACCAGCGTTGGATGCTGGCTCGGTCATAGGTCACGCCCGTACAGAGACTGACAGGTGATTTCATCACGTCAAGTGAAATCGGACACCTGAAGAAACTCGGTACCGTAATGAGCAAATCATCCCTAACCATGTTTTTTTCTCTCGTATTGGCTTGTTTGGCAGCgagaaagtgagagaaaattcacaggaaatttgaagaaatagaaaaaataaaatccgAAGTGAAAGGTGGTGGAGGAGAAGAGAAGAGAGTGGAGGCAGgtttaaagaagaaagagaaatatAGTCAAAGGTATGATGACGttatcatttctttattttcatttataataatattctctCGCACTTTGGTCTTCGgtcaaactatcattttatttttcaaatatattttccttttacttCCGTCCGGGTATGATGGTGTTGATGCAGTTTTTTATCTTACGTAATCTAATCAAGGCCGTTGGATTTCGAAACAAAACATGATAGACGGTTAGGATGAGACCGATGGGGAGATAGTGGTACACGTGGAGGAAAGTAAGAGTAGGATGATTGATAATAAATGCGCATAATAAGGAGGGGAACGTGGGGTGGGGTCCAGAGGGCAATTACAAGTGGACCCACAGACGGTTCGCTTGGTCGGCCCGGTTACATCACTTACCTTGTAGATACATAGCTGTATAGACTTTAGATACGTGGGTGGGGGTGGgggattattattttattttatttttatgtctaAGGAAATTAggtaatttagaaaataaaaattatattatttattgaatgGGAGTAGTGGACCAACCAGCCCTTATTCGGGGGTTTCGCTTTTTTATATTGTCGCTCCACCTCAGTCTGCTTCTTCTCCttccttgttttgttttaatttcttcgtGCAAAagaattacttttttattttaattctttaatatcctcttgctttttttattaattttttttcttattattttgtttagataCATGTATAAtgaactaattaattttattaaatcatatttcaatttttattttatggttccagccttgtatatatatattactaaaaataataataatgacttAAGTGACTAGCATCAACTTAATTTGTCATTAAGTGTAACTTAAGATACaaggattaattaatttaatgagaaataattatttttatcatcaaaattagaAGATGAATTGTTGAGCGTTCCACCACTCCATCATTaaagattttcaaataattatacgGCACGTGTGGAACCCGTAATTTATGcaaaatactttttttattttagaaaataaaaaccttttatgatgaaactaataaaattattgaatataaggTAATTTGaaggattatttaaaataaaaataattaataaagtagataatatatttctaaaaagtcttttaattatttgaactAATAAATAGTTATTGGTATTATAATTCGATTTTTTACGggatattaatataaagaaaatatttttttgaactaaaaataGTAGAAAATTGGGAAAACGGCTTATAATcgtattttctttttatagtaCCTCCTGGgatcatattcaaaattattttttggaatCATTTCAACTGTTTAATTAACTCActa from Mangifera indica cultivar Alphonso chromosome 16, CATAS_Mindica_2.1, whole genome shotgun sequence includes the following:
- the LOC123198643 gene encoding U-box domain-containing protein 27-like, with the protein product MVRDDLLITVPSFFRCPISLDVMKSPVSLCTGVTYDRASIQRWLDSGNNTCPATMQVLHSKEFVPNRTLQRLIQIWSDSVPQDRVDSTESANVVISQDQVKDIIKVTDIKNEDLLEKFSKIITFARESDENKKFLAKLDGFVVMLVEILSNVKDKNILEQVVRILALILNKIEGQENMMNLFLKKYQDSLTSLLLVLKQEQNVDSKIESLKILEFIAVDAESRFLIAEKDGLLSELKRMLTSNTADQPLIGACLSFLVAISVSKRVKSKLTTNYKLIPELKKLITDRNVTVSTAEKVLKLLEALCYNKQGRAEICNDSNLVQAIVQKMLKVSGVATEHAVTIVWGVCYLFRDPRAQEAVTAGNGLTKILMVMQSNCSPEVRQMSSDLLKIFQVKYKATCLSSYDTKTTHIMPF